The Negativicoccus succinicivorans genome segment CGCTCGCAACCGATTTCGTGTGCAGCTTTGACGAGAATACAATTGAGTTTGGAAATAAAAGCATACAAACGCTATTGAAAATCATTTTCATAAATGGTATAATATGCAAGAATCAGTTCTGAACTCGAACAAAGGTCGGCTGTATTATATCTTTACCTCTCTCAAACTATCGCCGCAAGGCGGGGCGGACTTTGCTCCGACGTTCGGGAAAATAAAGGAGGACATGTATGAAAATTAGTTGGAAACAGATCGCGACAGGTATGCTTGCGGTGATGATGTTGGTGTTGGTCGGTTGTGGCGGTACCAAAGATGATACGCATGCGGCCGCTCCGGGCAAATTAAAAGTGGTAGCGACGACGACGATGCTCGCGGATTTGAGCCGTCAGATCGGTGGCGATGCGGTAGAAGTAACCGGCTTAATGGGGCCGGGGGTGGATCCGCATTTGTATCAAGCCAGCGCCGGGGATGTCAAAGTGATGACGGATGCCGACGTCGTTGTATATAACGGCTTGCATTTGGAAGGTAAGATGGGTGAAATCTTCAGTAAGCTGAAACAGGATAAAAAGGCTACTATTTGTGTAGCAAACAACTTAGATCCGTCGACATTGCTTCAATATGAAGATGATGACGGAGTGCAGGCTACCGACCCGCATATCTGGTTTGACGTGAAGAACTGGATGCTGGCGGCGGAAGAAGTGTGCAAAGGATTGGTCGCGAAAGATCCGGCACACAAAGATTTGTACAAAGCCAATTATGAAAAATATTTGGCAGAGCTGAAAAAAGCGGACGAATATGTGGCCAA includes the following:
- a CDS encoding metal ABC transporter solute-binding protein, Zn/Mn family, with translation MKISWKQIATGMLAVMMLVLVGCGGTKDDTHAAAPGKLKVVATTTMLADLSRQIGGDAVEVTGLMGPGVDPHLYQASAGDVKVMTDADVVVYNGLHLEGKMGEIFSKLKQDKKATICVANNLDPSTLLQYEDDDGVQATDPHIWFDVKNWMLAAEEVCKGLVAKDPAHKDLYKANYEKYLAELKKADEYVAKRAAEIPQERRVLVTAHDAFQYFARAYGFTVKGLQGVSTEAEAGAIDVRELSDFIVTHQIRSIFVESSVPHKTIEAVQEACKAKGWDVKIGGELYSDSCGAPGTPGGDYIGMVKENIDTIVTGLK